One stretch of Saccharomonospora xinjiangensis XJ-54 DNA includes these proteins:
- a CDS encoding STAS domain-containing protein — MSTTTSIVGLGDVLLVTIQGELSDDDALTLQEELTSRVAETSARGVLIDISGLEIVDSFLARTLHDIAGASALLAARTVVVGMRPEVAITLVELGLTLPGLETALTVAGGLSLLGSTGLR, encoded by the coding sequence ATGAGCACCACGACTTCGATCGTCGGACTCGGTGACGTCCTGCTCGTCACGATCCAAGGCGAGTTGAGCGACGACGACGCCCTCACACTCCAGGAGGAGCTGACCTCCCGGGTCGCGGAGACGAGTGCGAGGGGGGTGCTCATCGACATCTCCGGGTTGGAGATCGTTGACTCGTTCCTCGCGAGGACCCTGCACGACATCGCTGGCGCGAGCGCCCTCCTCGCCGCGAGGACCGTGGTGGTGGGCATGCGTCCCGAGGTGGCCATCACGCTCGTCGAACTCGGGCTTACGTTGCCGGGCCTCGAAACCGCGTTGACGGTGGCAGGGGGGCTTTCCCTGCTGGGCAGCACGGGGCTGCGATGA
- a CDS encoding ATP-binding protein — protein MTGAALAVTSPVHVTQARQLAGRAARSAGLPDSVAERVALATSELASNLVKYATGGLLVVMPSEDRLDVIATDRGPGIEHVPQSMRDGYSTTGTLGIGLGGIRRTADEFDIFSRYGEGTTVLARWRNTTRTAAWSSDVGIGAALLPAPGETTCGDSWAVANADGVTTVALSDGLGHGPDAAAASRSAMAHVTADPAAPPSALVSAMDADMGPRRGATVAVAQFNHARSTVLFCGVGNSTVRLVRGDGSHETLVSTPGIVGRRQRSGRRPLPLARPWDHRSFLVMHTDGVSERWSPAEQSDAFDHDPATVAGWLLGKYGRHRDDACVVVVSGSGST, from the coding sequence ATGACCGGCGCGGCGCTTGCGGTGACGTCGCCGGTGCACGTGACGCAGGCGCGCCAGCTCGCGGGCCGCGCCGCGCGGAGTGCGGGACTGCCCGACTCCGTCGCCGAGCGTGTGGCTCTCGCCACGTCGGAGCTGGCGAGCAATCTCGTGAAGTACGCCACGGGCGGGCTTCTCGTCGTGATGCCATCAGAGGATCGGTTGGACGTCATCGCTACCGATCGAGGGCCCGGCATCGAGCACGTGCCGCAGAGCATGCGGGACGGCTACTCCACCACGGGGACGCTGGGTATCGGACTCGGCGGAATCCGCAGGACGGCCGACGAGTTCGACATCTTCTCGCGCTACGGCGAGGGCACGACGGTGCTGGCGCGCTGGCGAAACACGACGAGGACGGCCGCGTGGAGCTCCGACGTCGGGATCGGCGCGGCACTGTTGCCCGCACCCGGTGAGACGACGTGCGGCGACAGCTGGGCCGTCGCGAACGCGGACGGCGTGACCACCGTGGCGTTGAGCGACGGCCTCGGGCACGGCCCCGACGCCGCGGCGGCGAGCCGGTCGGCGATGGCGCACGTGACGGCGGACCCGGCGGCGCCGCCGAGTGCGTTGGTCTCCGCGATGGACGCCGACATGGGGCCGAGACGCGGGGCCACGGTGGCGGTGGCCCAGTTCAACCACGCGCGATCGACGGTCCTGTTCTGCGGTGTCGGCAATTCCACCGTGCGCCTTGTCCGAGGTGACGGCTCTCACGAGACGCTGGTCTCCACTCCTGGCATCGTGGGAAGAAGGCAGCGAAGTGGGAGGCGGCCGTTGCCGCTGGCGCGTCCCTGGGACCACCGGAGCTTTCTGGTGATGCACACCGACGGCGTGTCGGAGCGGTGGAGCCCTGCTGAGCAGTCGGACGCCTTCGACCACGACCCCGCCACGGTGGCAGGCTGGTTGCTGGGAAAATATGGAAGGCACCGGGACGACGCCTGCGTCGTCGTGGTGTCCGGAAGTGGAAGCACATGA
- a CDS encoding PP2C family protein-serine/threonine phosphatase: protein MTDDLRATSRDAARSALRGALGETELPPEVWRRLDERLGEGSGSDTAADTLATALRVLADILGERDRNLRWHQSELEQTNAGLLALHAEIDRQRQRTSFLDEVSRASGKSLDPTHLLDEVGRLVCSHGFSDSTRVWILTEYGLSCPDDPEREPDQATRSAARTKDAVRDGVRRVSVPLTAGPHVLGVFDLHRDLTEFTDDDLNLALGIANRAAVGLRNANEYEREHELAQRLQLAMLPTLAPLRDLGLVARYRSATSGVHVGGDWYDAVTRPDGTVVLTVGDVTGHGVDAAVVMGKLQNALRAYALEGHGPAASLRLVHELLRGLDTPLYATAVVAEVEPGTGLLRWTSAGHPPPLLRSRDGEVSFLEAEHAPMLGIHLPRGLEFPEHERELEPGSSVALFTDGLIERRSSDLDAGMERLAEAFRTCRVDALDGTAEHVLKAMLGATDHDDDVCLLLCRWEG, encoded by the coding sequence ATGACCGACGACCTTCGCGCAACGAGCCGGGACGCAGCACGTTCCGCGCTACGCGGTGCGTTGGGGGAAACAGAACTCCCGCCCGAGGTATGGCGACGGCTGGACGAGCGGCTCGGTGAGGGTTCGGGGAGCGACACGGCGGCGGACACACTCGCCACGGCTCTGCGGGTGCTGGCCGACATACTGGGTGAGCGCGATCGGAACCTGCGCTGGCACCAGTCCGAGCTCGAACAGACCAACGCCGGATTGCTCGCTTTGCACGCGGAGATCGACCGCCAACGGCAGCGCACGTCGTTCCTCGACGAGGTGTCGCGGGCCTCGGGGAAGTCACTCGACCCGACTCATCTGCTCGACGAGGTCGGACGGCTGGTGTGCTCCCACGGTTTCTCCGACAGCACCCGCGTGTGGATCCTGACGGAATACGGGCTGTCCTGCCCCGACGACCCCGAGCGCGAGCCGGACCAGGCCACCCGCAGTGCCGCGAGGACAAAAGACGCGGTGCGGGACGGCGTGCGCAGGGTGAGTGTGCCGCTGACAGCGGGGCCGCACGTGCTCGGTGTCTTCGACCTGCACCGCGACCTCACCGAGTTCACCGACGACGACCTCAACCTCGCGCTGGGCATCGCCAACCGGGCCGCCGTCGGGTTGCGCAACGCCAACGAGTACGAGCGTGAACACGAACTCGCCCAACGGCTACAGCTGGCGATGTTGCCCACGCTGGCGCCGCTGCGCGATCTCGGGCTCGTCGCCCGTTACCGGTCCGCCACCAGCGGTGTCCACGTCGGCGGTGACTGGTACGACGCGGTGACGCGCCCCGACGGTACCGTGGTGCTGACGGTCGGCGACGTCACGGGCCACGGCGTCGATGCCGCCGTGGTGATGGGGAAGCTCCAGAACGCTTTGCGCGCGTACGCGCTGGAGGGGCACGGCCCCGCCGCGTCGCTGCGGTTGGTGCACGAGTTGCTCAGAGGGCTGGACACGCCGCTGTATGCCACGGCCGTTGTCGCCGAGGTGGAGCCGGGAACGGGGCTGCTGCGGTGGACCAGCGCCGGACACCCCCCGCCGTTGCTGAGGAGCCGCGACGGCGAGGTGTCCTTCCTCGAGGCCGAGCACGCCCCGATGCTCGGCATCCACCTGCCCCGGGGGCTGGAGTTCCCCGAGCACGAGCGCGAACTCGAACCCGGTTCATCGGTCGCGTTGTTCACCGACGGTCTGATCGAGCGGAGGTCGAGTGATCTCGACGCGGGCATGGAGCGGCTCGCCGAGGCGTTCCGTACCTGCCGGGTCGATGCACTCGACGGCACGGCCGAGCACGTGCTGAAGGCGATGCTGGGCGCCACCGATCACGACGACGACGTCTGCCTGCTCCTGTGCCGCTGGGAGGGCTGA
- a CDS encoding anti-sigma regulatory factor, whose amino-acid sequence MTSVSTVHEVPIREEVDIVHVRQAAREVAVSVGFSLVEQTKLVTAASELARNTLKHGGGGVAEVELERTSAHTAVRLVFRDEGPGIEDVNLALTDGYSSAGGLGLGLSGARRLADEFDLETAPGEGTTVVVAFRTRSASG is encoded by the coding sequence ATGACGAGCGTTTCGACCGTGCACGAGGTGCCGATCCGCGAGGAGGTGGACATCGTGCACGTCAGGCAGGCTGCTCGGGAAGTGGCGGTCTCGGTGGGCTTCTCACTCGTCGAGCAGACCAAGCTGGTGACCGCGGCGAGTGAACTCGCTCGCAACACCCTCAAACACGGCGGCGGCGGGGTCGCGGAGGTCGAACTCGAACGCACGTCGGCGCACACGGCCGTGCGGCTCGTCTTCCGTGACGAGGGTCCTGGCATCGAGGACGTCAACCTGGCACTCACCGACGGGTACAGCAGCGCGGGAGGGCTTGGGCTCGGGCTCAGCGGCGCTCGCAGGCTCGCCGACGAGTTCGACCTTGAGACAGCACCGGGTGAGGGGACCACGGTGGTGGTCGCGTTCCGCACGAGATCGGCATCGGGATGA
- a CDS encoding STAS domain-containing protein produces the protein MTDETPHPVRLRVLRFLEEHQDDIQREWLASSLFSHRNQADAAEEAAALLSGVKEVIQARSEEDPSADGFAMVRTVLGSLAARSAGGPSGSKRPDVTSLKQPLLRLWQQQDVTGDDAYYGAITLSTVLNTLRITLLEIELSAGADTILAQQEQLAELSTPVVKLWNGILAIPLIGTLDSMRSQAATESLLEQIVKQQARVAILDITGVTAVDTLVAQHLLKTAMAARLMGAECIISGIRPQIAQTMVQLGIDLGEVATRATLADAFAYALRTSGFSVTRTDEVK, from the coding sequence ATGACCGACGAGACCCCTCACCCCGTCCGACTTCGCGTGCTCCGTTTCCTGGAAGAGCACCAGGATGACATCCAGCGCGAGTGGCTCGCGAGCTCCCTCTTCAGTCACCGGAACCAGGCTGACGCGGCTGAGGAGGCGGCCGCTCTGCTGAGCGGCGTGAAGGAGGTCATCCAGGCCCGTTCCGAGGAGGACCCCTCCGCGGACGGGTTCGCCATGGTCCGCACGGTGCTCGGCTCGCTCGCCGCACGGTCGGCGGGAGGCCCCTCCGGCAGCAAGCGGCCCGACGTGACTTCGCTGAAGCAGCCGTTGCTGCGCTTGTGGCAGCAGCAGGACGTGACAGGCGACGACGCCTACTACGGCGCGATCACGCTCTCCACCGTCCTGAACACGCTCCGCATTACCTTGCTGGAGATCGAGCTGTCCGCGGGCGCGGACACGATCCTGGCACAGCAGGAGCAGCTCGCGGAGCTGTCCACCCCTGTGGTGAAGCTGTGGAACGGCATTCTCGCCATTCCGCTGATCGGCACGCTCGACAGCATGCGCAGTCAGGCCGCTACGGAGAGCCTGCTCGAACAGATCGTGAAGCAGCAGGCGCGGGTCGCGATCCTCGACATCACCGGGGTCACCGCCGTTGACACGCTCGTCGCGCAGCACCTCCTCAAGACGGCGATGGCGGCCCGGCTGATGGGCGCGGAATGCATCATCAGCGGTATCCGCCCCCAGATCGCTCAGACGATGGTGCAACTCGGCATCGACCTCGGTGAGGTCGCCACGAGGGCCACACTGGCGGACGCCTTCGCGTACGCGCTGCGTACCTCCGGTTTCTCGGTGACGCGTACAGACGAGGTGAAGTGA
- a CDS encoding ABC transporter substrate-binding protein, which translates to MVRSLSRRAFLGGSLAVGATGLLAACGGGASSGQGGGSGSWSFKDDTGNTVNLDRRPTRIAGLNDTIASLWNYGIVPVASFGATALADDVNFEGKDTSKVTEVGNTYGQIDVEALAAQRPDVIVTHAYPVDTSGKLDPAKPLYGFNDLEQQKLVGEVAPIVAIAMAGPATKVIERTVDLATSLGVTEETLAEPRRKYEAARERLRKVAGSGLSVMAVAAYPSEGVHIAKAKDDPALRSYVDLGLSYPDPGGSDYYWRSVSWENITDYRTDVVLYSLRAMDGEAMLDQPTFAQLPAAKAGQVYPWEFSSMDYVAQARTIDNLAANLEKARKVS; encoded by the coding sequence ATGGTCAGATCACTGTCTCGTCGCGCGTTCCTCGGTGGCAGCCTCGCAGTCGGGGCCACCGGCCTGCTGGCCGCCTGCGGCGGTGGAGCGTCGAGTGGCCAGGGCGGCGGCTCGGGGTCGTGGTCGTTCAAGGACGACACCGGCAACACCGTCAACCTCGACCGGCGGCCCACCCGCATCGCGGGCCTGAACGACACCATCGCGTCGTTGTGGAACTACGGCATCGTCCCGGTGGCGTCCTTCGGCGCCACCGCGCTCGCCGACGACGTGAACTTCGAGGGCAAGGACACCTCCAAGGTCACCGAGGTCGGCAATACGTACGGTCAGATCGACGTCGAGGCGCTCGCCGCCCAGCGACCGGACGTGATCGTCACCCACGCCTACCCCGTTGACACGTCGGGCAAGCTCGACCCCGCGAAACCGCTGTACGGCTTCAACGACCTCGAACAGCAGAAGCTCGTCGGTGAGGTCGCACCCATCGTCGCCATCGCGATGGCGGGACCGGCGACCAAGGTGATCGAACGCACCGTGGACCTCGCGACGTCGCTCGGAGTCACCGAAGAGACCCTCGCGGAGCCAAGGCGGAAGTACGAAGCCGCGCGCGAGCGGCTGCGCAAGGTCGCGGGCAGCGGCTTGTCGGTCATGGCGGTCGCCGCCTACCCGAGCGAGGGCGTGCACATCGCCAAGGCCAAGGACGACCCCGCGCTGCGCAGCTACGTCGATCTCGGACTCTCCTACCCCGACCCCGGCGGCTCCGACTACTACTGGCGCTCCGTGAGCTGGGAGAACATCACCGACTACCGCACCGACGTGGTGCTCTACTCCCTCCGCGCCATGGACGGCGAAGCCATGCTGGACCAGCCCACCTTCGCGCAGCTGCCCGCGGCGAAGGCAGGTCAGGTCTACCCGTGGGAGTTCAGTTCCATGGACTACGTCGCGCAGGCCAGGACCATCGACAATCTCGCGGCCAACCTGGAGAAGGCGCGCAAGGTGAGCTGA
- a CDS encoding ATP-binding protein, which translates to MARRTVDMTVEAEPALVPVVRNVAADLAIRLDLQLDTIADLRLAVDEACGLLLARAAAPTLLRTRFVIGDGTITARSEVACRDGTSLPENGFNWHVLTALVRSVKCFHARGAGGETLAVIELTVGDR; encoded by the coding sequence GTGGCGAGGAGGACCGTGGACATGACGGTCGAAGCGGAGCCTGCGCTTGTGCCGGTGGTGCGAAACGTCGCTGCCGACCTGGCCATCCGGCTCGACCTCCAGCTCGACACGATCGCCGACCTGCGACTCGCCGTTGACGAGGCGTGCGGGCTGCTGCTGGCCCGCGCGGCGGCACCAACCCTGCTGCGAACCCGGTTCGTCATCGGCGACGGAACCATCACGGCGCGATCGGAGGTGGCGTGCCGTGACGGCACGTCGCTGCCCGAGAACGGCTTCAACTGGCACGTGCTCACCGCGCTGGTGCGCTCGGTGAAATGCTTCCACGCCCGCGGGGCCGGTGGGGAGACGCTCGCGGTCATCGAGCTCACCGTCGGCGACCGCTGA